TAGATTAAATGAGGATACTATAAGAAAAATAAGAGAGACTGCACTTTATATGTCAATAAGCCTTGATGGTTATAAACCAGAAACTCATGATTGGTTAAGAGGCTTTGGAAATTATAAATACACTATAGAGGGAATAAGACTCGGCTTAAAATATGGCTTGCAAGTGCAAGTTAACACTGTAGTTTGGAGAAAGAGTTATCCGGAATTACCGTATATCGCTAAAACTCTTAAGGATTTAGGAGTAAAAGTGTGGGAAGTATTCTTCTTAATTCCAGTGGGAAGGGGAACATTAGAATTAGATATTCCTAAAGAGAAATACCAAGATGTAATTGATTTTCTAATTGAGACTAGTAGATACGATCTAATTGTGAGAACAGTTGAGGCACCCTTCTTTAGGAGGGCAAAGTTTGAGTATAAAGAAGGAAAAGTGAACGAGCTAATTAAGAAATTAAGGGAATTATTAGGGAAGCCTATAAAACCAGTTGATAAGAACGTCATGCCTACTAGAGATGGTTCTGGCGTTATTTTTATTTCATACAATGGTGATGTCTATCCTAGCGGCTTCCTTCCATTGACTCTAGGAAATGTGAAAAAGGAAAGTATAGTGAAAATTTATAAGGAGTCTGAATTATTGAGATTGATAAGAGCAGGTAAACTAAAGGGAAAATGTGGAATTTGCGAATATAATAATATATGTGGTGGAAGTAGGGCTAGGGCATTTGCAGTTTATAATGATCCGTTAGCTGAAGATCCTGCGTGTCCTTTTTAAAGCCCTTCTAATATAATTAACAAATCATTTTTCCTTTAGATAAATTTAAGGCTTAATAACTAATTGACAGAGTTTATTTATTTTTGTATTTTAGTAATGGTATAATTCACTTCTCACCTCAAAAAGCTTCTCTCTTATATCGCATTGCAGGAAGGTATACCAGATGTGACTTTAAATGCTTTATATTGGTTCTCAAAGCTTAGTATTACTCGTTGATATTGTAAAATATTTTTGAGATAAAAATAGCTAGTTAAACCACTTTGGGAACAAAAGTAAAACAAGATAATGAGTCCAACGCTTAAGATTTTTGGACCCTACTGGATATTTATTTATTGTGACTAAGCCAATGAGTATAAAGTCCTCTTCCAAGGTAACGTTAGGAATAATATTAGGAATAATTCTTTTAGGAGTATTATTAGCAATAGCAAACATTCCTATGGCTCAAACATCACCTCAAATTCCCGTTTACAAAGTAGTTGGTACAGCAGATCTTTCTAATCCGGGATCTGCTCCTTTTTGGTCCAACATGTCATGGATTAATATTTCACTAACAGCAAATATACCTCAAGCCCCAACTTCTGGTTTAACGCACGAAATCTACGTTAAGGCAGCATGGAACGGTTCATGGATATTTGTGCTGGTCAGATGGAATGCGTCAAATCCTGCTTTTGGTGCATGGTCTGCAGCTGCTGCAGCGTTATATCCACAAGCCTCTGGACCAGGATTATTTAGACAAATCATGTTAACTCCGGGAACAACTTATTCGATAGAAAAGAATTACACTAATTATATATCTATTGTTAATGGAAAAACTCTTCAAGGAAGGCTTATATTAAATTACTCTGGCATTTTATTACCTGCACCAAACAATACCCAAATAACTGTAATGCCTAATGGGACCATAATATTATGGCATTCATTAAGACCTATGGAAGATCTTTTGTACTCAGATGGCATGTTTTATGGATACTACACTAATTCAACATGGTACTATCCAGATAGAGTAGCGATGATGTGGTATATGGGAAGTGTGATACCACCAAGTAAAGATGGAATGAATATTGGTGGAAAATATCCTGGTCAAACATTTGACGGGGTAACATTTAAAGATGCAGGCGGATCTTTAGCACAAACAGGAGGAGCTGCGAATATTTGGATGTGGGTATCTGGCGCGACCTGGAACAATTCAACCTATGATCCTGCATTTCAAGCTAATCTATGGCAAAACGAATCATTAACTGGCTTGCCCTATGTTGACGTTGGCAATCATGGATTCGCAGTTCCCCTTTACTCTAACAATACGAATATGTACGAAGTGGATTGTGCAGGAATATGGTATACTCCAGTAGCTTCCAAAGGACTAAATGGTTCATTGTTCTTCATATGGACTGGAGCTAAATACAGTAATGGGACATGGACTGTAGAGTTTGCAAGACCTTTAGCTGTACCCTCAAATTACTCCAAATGGATGCCTAATATTACTGTGGGTCAAACTTACTATGTTGCATTTGCAGTATGGCAAGGTAAGCTTGGAGAAACGCTATTTGATAAATCAATAACCCCCTCATTCTTAACATTAGAGTTAGTTACTACGCCACCAACTACTACCACTACAACTACTACATCTACTTCAGTGACATCAGTATCTACAGTAGTGCCTGCTGCCACTATTGATGTTACAATAGCCGGAGTGGTAGTTGCTCTTATAGCTCTTATAGTATTATACGCGGTGTATAGAAGATGAAAATTCTTTCTTTTGTGGAAAAAGATATTAAATATTTTTTAATAATTCTAGGTGTCACTGGCTTTTTTCAGTTTATGTTCTCTGAAGCTTTTATTTTTCCTTCTGCCCTTCCCATAAATATACCAGCTGAACCTTATCTTTTAGCACTTGGAGCAGTATCGTTTTACATCTTTTTCGTATCTTTAATAGTTGTCTCGCTTATACTATCAAACAAAATAAAGGGATTGTTACCCATAGCAATAGTGCTTGTCGCTTCTCCATTTTTACCTATTCTTCATCTCTCCTATCTCGTCTACTATGGTATTGAGGTGTTCATTATAATTATTTCGTTTGCAACTCTTGTAGAGACCTTTATGAAAAGCGATATAAGATCATTTCTCTTTCTTCCCACACTTGCTTTAGTATGTTTAGGATTAATCGCATCATTTAGTATTGACTTTTATCATGATACACTAACAACTAATTACTTGGATTTCTTCGCGGCTTCCGCTATCAGCTTCACAGTCTATTCAATTTTATGGAAGAACATCTTAAACAAAAGAAGCTTAATAGCATATATATTAGGGATAGTATGTACAGTTCCCTTTATTCAATTTGCTCATCAAATGCTGACTAATAGGTATATTGAAATTTTGATGGAGATGATTTTACCATCGGCACTAGGAATAACGATTTACAATCCATCCCATATAATTTACTTAGTCTATATATTGGCTCTTACTACGTTCTCCATAGTTTCGATAATAATAAAGGGAAATGGATCAGCTGGAATAGGATACTTCTTAATCATATCTAATGTATTCTTCGGCACTTATGGATATCTTTTACTATTTTACATGATGTTACCCACGATTGGTTATGTTATTATGAATTATAATGAGATTAAAGAAAGAAATTTGCTATCACTATTAAGCAGTTTAAGGACGATAAGAACAAGTCATAAGTCCAACGCATAAAGATTAAATGCAAGGGAATGAAATATATTTTTTGTGATATAATGATAAAAATAAGACTAGGTAAGGAGGAAAAGGGCGTATTAAATTATTCTGATTTGCAGTTTATAAGGAAGCTTTTAGCTAAGATGAGAGATCCAAAGACTAGATTTGATACGGTTCAATTTATAGAAAAAGGTAGCGATTATTTATTTAATTATGTAAATAAGAACGTTGGAAGCGTTGATGAAAAGAGAAGAAGATTTCTTAAAGGGTTAATATTTGGAATAGCCGCAGCTGCAATAGCCGGGATAATCCCTGGAGTTGAGGTAGTAGTGCCTCCCAATGTTACTGCCGTATCTGGATTTCCTAAATCACTTCTAGTAGATGCTTCTGGTAATCCGATAAAGGCTTCAAGTCTTCCAGTTAATAGTCCATACATTGTTTTATTTGAATATCCTATGACAGGAGAACCTAACTTTTTACTAAACCTTGGAGATTCTTCTGGTAAACCAGTAGAAATACCACCTAGCAAGGTAGTTATACCACAAACTGGAGACACATACGATTTTCCTGGTGGAGTTGGACCTAATAAATCAATTGTAGCATATAGTGCGATTTGTCAACACTTAGGTTGTACGCCACCTTACATTCATTTCTATCCACCACAATATGTTAATCCTTCACAATTATCAGCCTCTGAACCAGATCAATTAACTGCACAAGCGCTATTGGCAGCAAAGCAAGCTAAAGTACCGGCATTAATTCATTGTGATTGTCACGGTTCTACGTATGATCCTTATCATGGAGCTGCAGTATTAACTGGACCCACGTTAAGACCATTGCCAGCAGTAATCTTAGAGTGGGATTCTAGTACTGACTACTTATATGCAACTGGTTCTGTAGGTGTTGGCGTATATCCGACGGGTTCTAATGGAACTCCGTCACAAAATCCAAAAAGTGATCTAGATAGTAGTTTTGGCTCTCCAGTTGGAAATAAAACTACAGTAAGTGAAGTGGAAGATCCATTCAGTGGAGGTTAAATTTTTGTTTTTATCTAACCTATTTTTATTACATTTTATAAATAACGAGACAAATACCTTATACTCTTTCCGTTTTCTTTAATATCAGTCCAACGCTAAATCCTTTTCTAATAAATTTCCAATTTAATTTTATGAGCGATAAGGTTTCAAGTTGGTTTAGAGAAAGACTGGGATTAGATGATTTACCATTCTTTAGAACGCCAGACTATATGTACAAGGTAAATTATTGGTTAGGAGCACTAGTAGCATCGGCATTCATATATACCGTTATATCTGGATTGATCCTATTATTATACTATAATCCAGATCAAGGCTATGAATCAACTATGTTTATCATACAAAGCGTACCTTATGGCTCAGTAGTATTGTATAGCCACCTCTATGGTGCTTATGCAATGATTATTTTAGCGTATGTTCACATGTTTAGGAACTATTTCGCTGGAGCTTATAAAAAACCCAGAGAGCTGTTATGGATTATTGGCGTGATAATGCTAGTGTTAACGTTAGGTACAGCTTTCTTAGGATATAGCTTAATAGGAGACGCATTGGCCACGAGTGCTGTAGATGTGGGCTCTGGTATAGTATCATCAATTCCAGGATTATCTGGATTCGTTCCTATTCTCTTCGGTAATTATGATGCTGGACAATATGGTAGAGTCCTAGCACTTCATATAATATTCGCTGCGTTGATAGGAGTGTTATTCGTCTTTCATTTCTTCTTAGCAGAACACTATGGAATGATGCCCTCAAGAAAGGAGAAATCAAAGGCTCCAGCAATTTATACAAAAGAGGAATGGATGAGATTTAATCCATGGTGGCCTAGAAACTTCGTTTATATGATATCTTTGGTGTTTTTAACTTGGGGCTTCATACTCTTAATACCAGATGCTCTAGCCTATCTACCTAGTTTGCCCCAGCAGTTGAATCCATTCCTAAATCCAAAACCTGCTCCTCCACCAAATTCTCCAGCAGCGGCTCATATAACGACTTATCCTCCATGGTTCTTCTTATTTCTATATAAGATAGCTGACTTTACGTCGAACGTACTGATATTTCTATTAATATCTTCAATAATTCCGTTGTTATATCTTATCCTAGTACCATTTCTAGATAGAAGCCCAGAGTTACATCCATTAAAGAGGAAAGTATTTACGGGAATTGGCATATTAATGCTGACATATTTAATTCAAAATACCATATGGGGAGATTTAACTCCAGGTGTTCCAATACCATTCAACCAACAAGTAATGGCGTTTTTACCTCCTGCTATTCTTATAGCGATAGGTATGTATGCATTACCATCACCTAAAGAAGATAAGAGTATGTCATCGAGCATACAGATTACGCAACAGGATAACACTGTAAAGATACTGGCTAATAATCCATCCAACATTCCATTTGCAAATGCTTCTGGTAAGGTTGAGGTAAAAAGTGAAGCTAAAAAAACGTTTGCCGAAATATTAATTTCAATACTTTTCATACTGTCAGTAGTTTTGGCTGCTCAATTATGGGTGATACCATCAACTGGTTTTGCTTCTAACCTATTCGGCATTGATTTAGGATTAATATTTATAATGTTGGGAGAGGCAATATCATTATATCACTATGTGGTGTACAAGAAATGATTAACGTCGGCTTTTATTATAAAGTCAAGAAGGGTTATGAGGAGGAATTTGAAAAGAAGTTTAAAGATGTAGTTGAGTATTTAAAGACATTCCCTGGCTTTAAGGATGCTAAACTATATAAGAATGTGGATAATCCCTCAGAATACTTAATTTATAGCGAATGGGAAGACTTGGACTCCTTTAGAAGGTTCACGGCAAGTATGGCTTATAAAGAGACCATTAAATACGGTAAGTCAATAATTGAAGATAGGCCTAAACATAAAATTTTCCAAGAAGTAAACATGTAGTCTCGGAATTTTTAAATTTTTAAGTTATATATTTATGTTAATATCGGTTTCTAATATAAAACTTAATTTTAAAGAATACGATTATCCTGGAATCTTTCATCCTCCTTATATAAATCAAATCTTGATATCGTGATTTTTCTGTACTGTTAAGTTATGAGTTTAAGTTTGCAATCTCACACTCTCACTATTTTGATTTTAACACCATTAAGGAACAGTCTTTCTTCATAGTTCCTACATTAATCAGCTTTCTTCATTTTCTTTAACTTTATTGTATATAGAAGGGGGTTTATTTGCAAGAATGATTAAAGAGAAAATTCTTAGCAGAGGATATAGAAATGGAGGAATATATAAAGTTTGTAAAATATATGGAAGCATAAATGAATTGAATGCAGAGAATTGCGATATCTGTGGTTCTAAAAATTTGTCAATTTGTAATTTATTTTGGCTGGATTAGAAGAGTTTTAAGTTAAAGCTATTATCTGTTTCCGTTATAAACCGTGATTTTTAACATACTTTATAAGAACGTAAATACAACTTATTGTTCAAAGATTAATGATTAAACTATTCTTATTTTTTATATATTATATTATTACTTAGTTAGCATATAAGCTGAAACAAATTAGGAGATTTTTATTTATATAGAGTAAGTTAAAAATTCTTAATTAATTTTGAAAACTCATATAGGCTATTTTTCATTGATAAATAAACCTCTAAAACAAAATAACTATGAATGCTTAATCGTTAAAACCGAAGTCTACTTATATAGAATATAATTTAAAAATCTCTATTTTTATGTGAAAGAAGAAGGCTATAGGGGTTCACAGCAAAGTTTATAAGTATATATTATAAAAATAAATTTGATGATATATGAAAGTAACCATTGGTGAAGTAATTGCACTAGTAATAATTTTAACTGCACTATCAGCAGGATTTCTATCAGCAACACCTACAACTTCCTCACATACCTTAACTATTATCCCTACATCAGCTATTACTAAGTTTCTTGGAGGATCGTGGAGTCTAAATTATTCTTATGTAGGTACTGGATACAATGCTAAGCTAATATTTCTACAAAGTTATAAGAATTCACAAGTAGTATACGAAACTCTTACTGATCCAGCTGGAGACGAATTAATAATATTATACGTATACCCTTCATCACATGGTGTAACTAGTGTTTACTCTACTGGGTATGTTGTCCTTTATAGTGCGTATAAAGGAAATGCTTATGTAATGATAAACTATGTAGGCAATACAACTGCTGTAAGTGTGTCTCAAATAGAAAGTCTAGCTAACTATATAATATCAACTGAATAACTTTAGGAGTTAGGGGGCGGAAGTCCTC
The nucleotide sequence above comes from Sulfolobus tengchongensis. Encoded proteins:
- a CDS encoding antibiotic biosynthesis monooxygenase gives rise to the protein MINVGFYYKVKKGYEEEFEKKFKDVVEYLKTFPGFKDAKLYKNVDNPSEYLIYSEWEDLDSFRRFTASMAYKETIKYGKSIIEDRPKHKIFQEVNM
- the cbsB gene encoding cytochrome b558/566 subunit B, giving the protein MKILSFVEKDIKYFLIILGVTGFFQFMFSEAFIFPSALPINIPAEPYLLALGAVSFYIFFVSLIVVSLILSNKIKGLLPIAIVLVASPFLPILHLSYLVYYGIEVFIIIISFATLVETFMKSDIRSFLFLPTLALVCLGLIASFSIDFYHDTLTTNYLDFFAASAISFTVYSILWKNILNKRSLIAYILGIVCTVPFIQFAHQMLTNRYIEILMEMILPSALGITIYNPSHIIYLVYILALTTFSIVSIIIKGNGSAGIGYFLIISNVFFGTYGYLLLFYMMLPTIGYVIMNYNEIKERNLLSLLSSLRTIRTSHKSNA
- a CDS encoding cytochrome bc complex cytochrome b subunit, encoding MSDKVSSWFRERLGLDDLPFFRTPDYMYKVNYWLGALVASAFIYTVISGLILLLYYNPDQGYESTMFIIQSVPYGSVVLYSHLYGAYAMIILAYVHMFRNYFAGAYKKPRELLWIIGVIMLVLTLGTAFLGYSLIGDALATSAVDVGSGIVSSIPGLSGFVPILFGNYDAGQYGRVLALHIIFAALIGVLFVFHFFLAEHYGMMPSRKEKSKAPAIYTKEEWMRFNPWWPRNFVYMISLVFLTWGFILLIPDALAYLPSLPQQLNPFLNPKPAPPPNSPAAAHITTYPPWFFLFLYKIADFTSNVLIFLLISSIIPLLYLILVPFLDRSPELHPLKRKVFTGIGILMLTYLIQNTIWGDLTPGVPIPFNQQVMAFLPPAILIAIGMYALPSPKEDKSMSSSIQITQQDNTVKILANNPSNIPFANASGKVEVKSEAKKTFAEILISILFILSVVLAAQLWVIPSTGFASNLFGIDLGLIFIMLGEAISLYHYVVYKK
- the cbsA gene encoding cytochrome b558/566 subunit A; translated protein: MSIKSSSKVTLGIILGIILLGVLLAIANIPMAQTSPQIPVYKVVGTADLSNPGSAPFWSNMSWINISLTANIPQAPTSGLTHEIYVKAAWNGSWIFVLVRWNASNPAFGAWSAAAAALYPQASGPGLFRQIMLTPGTTYSIEKNYTNYISIVNGKTLQGRLILNYSGILLPAPNNTQITVMPNGTIILWHSLRPMEDLLYSDGMFYGYYTNSTWYYPDRVAMMWYMGSVIPPSKDGMNIGGKYPGQTFDGVTFKDAGGSLAQTGGAANIWMWVSGATWNNSTYDPAFQANLWQNESLTGLPYVDVGNHGFAVPLYSNNTNMYEVDCAGIWYTPVASKGLNGSLFFIWTGAKYSNGTWTVEFARPLAVPSNYSKWMPNITVGQTYYVAFAVWQGKLGETLFDKSITPSFLTLELVTTPPTTTTTTTTSTSVTSVSTVVPAATIDVTIAGVVVALIALIVLYAVYRR
- the soxL2 gene encoding Rieske iron-sulfur protein SoxL2, whose product is MIKIRLGKEEKGVLNYSDLQFIRKLLAKMRDPKTRFDTVQFIEKGSDYLFNYVNKNVGSVDEKRRRFLKGLIFGIAAAAIAGIIPGVEVVVPPNVTAVSGFPKSLLVDASGNPIKASSLPVNSPYIVLFEYPMTGEPNFLLNLGDSSGKPVEIPPSKVVIPQTGDTYDFPGGVGPNKSIVAYSAICQHLGCTPPYIHFYPPQYVNPSQLSASEPDQLTAQALLAAKQAKVPALIHCDCHGSTYDPYHGAAVLTGPTLRPLPAVILEWDSSTDYLYATGSVGVGVYPTGSNGTPSQNPKSDLDSSFGSPVGNKTTVSEVEDPFSGG
- a CDS encoding TIGR04053 family radical SAM/SPASM domain-containing protein encodes the protein MPFEESPHLVFWEVTKSCPLTCKHCRANAIDRPLPGELNTEEGKRLLEDIAGFGRVVVVFTGGDPLSRQDIFELMDYAKSLGLVVSIAPAPSHRLNEDTIRKIRETALYMSISLDGYKPETHDWLRGFGNYKYTIEGIRLGLKYGLQVQVNTVVWRKSYPELPYIAKTLKDLGVKVWEVFFLIPVGRGTLELDIPKEKYQDVIDFLIETSRYDLIVRTVEAPFFRRAKFEYKEGKVNELIKKLRELLGKPIKPVDKNVMPTRDGSGVIFISYNGDVYPSGFLPLTLGNVKKESIVKIYKESELLRLIRAGKLKGKCGICEYNNICGGSRARAFAVYNDPLAEDPACPF